Part of the Deltaproteobacteria bacterium genome, CGTGTACGAACTCGAGCGCGAGGGGCGCACGCAGACGGGCCTCATCGCCGAGGTGAGTCTCGCCGAGTACGAAGCGGGCATTATCAAGCGCCACGAGCTCACGCGGCCCGACAAGGAACTCGACCGCACGCGGCACATCGCGGCGACCGGCGCGAATACGGGTCAGGTGTACCTGGCGTACCGTTCCGATCCGTCGGTGGATGCGGCGATTCTCGGCCACACGCTACGCGATCCCGACATCGCGTTTCGCGCTCCCGACGGCGTGCGCCACCGGCTGTGGGTCGTGGACCGCGACGACGACGTGCGCAACCTGCTCGCGGCCTTGGCCGACGTGGAGTCGCTCTACGTCGCCGACGGCCACCACCGCATGGCCGCCTCGACGCGCGTGTGGCGCGAGGGTCGCGTGGGCGACGGCTCGCCCGAATCGCCCGCCGCGCGCGTGATGGCGACGATCTTTCCGCACAATCAGCTTCGCATTCTGCCCTATCACCGGGTTGTGACGGATCTCGAGTCACGGTCCGTCGCCGACGTGATGGCGCGCGTCGAGTGGGTGTTCGACGTTCGACGCGGCGTCCCGCCCGCGCCCGAGCACCCGGGGGAATTCGGCCTGTTCATCGGCGGATCGTGGTATCGCATCGCGCCGAAGAAAAAGCCGAGCGGGGCATCGGTCGCCGCGCGCCTCGATGTGGCGGTGCTGCAGGACGAATTGCTGGGACCCATCCTTGGCATCGACAATCCGCGCACGAACCCGCGCATTGAATTCGTCGGCGGCATTCGCCCGCTCGCGGACCTGGAGCAGCGCGTGGCCGCGTCGCCCTCGGGTCTCGCGATCGCGTGCTTCGCCACCTCGATGGACGACCTGCTCGCAGTCGCCGACGCGGGCGAGATCATGCCGCCCAAGTCCACGTGGTTCGAGCCCAAGCTGCGATCCGGGCTCGTGGTGCGCCGCATCGCGCGCCAATAAGAAAGGGGACGGGCCCAACCCGTCCCCGCATCGCAAACCTGCCGGGTGTTTACACGCGGAACTGATCGACCACGCGACCGAGCTCGTCCGCGAGCAGGGTCATCTGTTCCGAGACCTCGTTCGTGACCGCCGCGCCGCGCGCCGTTTCCTGCGCCGCGAGGTGCACGTTCTGAATATTGCGAGACACGCTGGTCACGGTCGTCGCCACGTCCTCGATGCCCCGCGCCACGTCGTTGCGAATGTGATCGCGCAGTTCCTGGACGCTGCGCGACATGCCCGCCACGCCGCCCGCCGCCGACGACATCGCCCGCGCGATCTCGTTCGTCGCCGCCGTCTGCTCCTCCACCGTCGCGGCGATCGTGTGCGTGATCTCGTCGATCTCGCCCACCACACCCACGACGGCCGTGATGCTTTCGACCGCCTTGCCGGTGCGCTGCTGCATTTCGCGGATCTGTTCGGCGATTTCGCCCGTGGCCGTCGCGGTCTGCTTCGCCAGTTCCTTCACTTCGTTCGCCACCACCGCGAAACCCTTGCCCGCGTCGCCCGCGCTCGCCGCCTCGATCGTCGCGTTGAGCGCCAGCAGGTTCGTCTGATCGGCGATGTCACTGATGGTCTCGACCACCACGTCGATGCGCTTCGACGCCTCGGCGAGCCGCTGAATCACGTCCGTCGCGTCCCGCGCGATGGTCGCGGCTTTGCCCGCGATCGTCGACGCATTCGCGCAGTTTCGCGCCACCTCGTTCAGGCTGCCCGACATTTCCTCGATCGACGCGACCACCGAGTTGACGCTCGATGCCACTTCCTCGGACGACGCCGCGATCGTATTGACGCCCGTGGTCATGTTTTGCGTGACGTCGTTGACATGCGACACGTTCGCCGTGATCTCCTCGGTCGCCGCGGCTACCGCGTTGGTCTGCGTGTTCGTTTCCTCCGCGCCGCTGGCGAGGCCCGAAGACACCGTCGAGAGCTTCGACACCGTTTGGCGAAGCGCACCCGTGTTTTCGAGCACGCTACGTACCGACTTCTGGAGTTTCTCGGCAAAGACGTTGAAGTTTTGAGCGAGCTCGCCCACTTCGTCGGCAGTCGTGACGTCGAGACGCCGCGTCAAATCGCCTTCGCCCTCGGCGATGTCCTTGAGCACCGTGTTCGTCACACGTACGGGCTTCGCGATGGCGTTGCCCACCACGAGTGTGAACACCACGCCCAGCAGCATCGTCAGCACGCCCGCCACGATGAAGCCATTTCGCATCCGGCCGAATCCCGCCGCGAGTCGCTGGTTCACGTCGTGAAAGTCGTCTTCGTACGCGCCCGCGCCGATGACCCAATCCCACGGCTCGTAATAGGTGTACGCGCTGATTTTCATGCGCGCTTTCGTTTCGTCCTTGTTCTTCCACGCGTAGCGGATCACGCCGAACTCGCCGGGCTTTTTCGTTTTGCCTTCGTTCACCATCTCCTGGATGAACGTCTTGCCGTCGGCGTCTTTCGCGTCCCAGATGTTCTCGCCGTCGCGTTCGCCGTTTTTGGACACGACGTAGTGACCCATCTCGTCGCCCGAGCCGCCGATGACAAACACGTAGCCGGATTTGCCCACGACGGTCTCGTAGATCGCCTTGCGCAACGCGCCGTTGCCCTCGATGGGCACGCCGATAAAGAGCGCGCCGATGGTCTTGCCCGCGCTGTCTTTGAGCGGCTCATAAACGGTGGACATCCAGGT contains:
- a CDS encoding DUF1015 domain-containing protein gives rise to the protein MVFVAPFRGDVVRSDLAAEVSCPPYDVVNADEARQIAAKHPDSFMRVIRSEAAMAEGDDPYGDAVYERARAELDRLVAAGVLCERPQPAFYVYELEREGRTQTGLIAEVSLAEYEAGIIKRHELTRPDKELDRTRHIAATGANTGQVYLAYRSDPSVDAAILGHTLRDPDIAFRAPDGVRHRLWVVDRDDDVRNLLAALADVESLYVADGHHRMAASTRVWREGRVGDGSPESPAARVMATIFPHNQLRILPYHRVVTDLESRSVADVMARVEWVFDVRRGVPPAPEHPGEFGLFIGGSWYRIAPKKKPSGASVAARLDVAVLQDELLGPILGIDNPRTNPRIEFVGGIRPLADLEQRVAASPSGLAIACFATSMDDLLAVADAGEIMPPKSTWFEPKLRSGLVVRRIARQ
- a CDS encoding methyl-accepting chemotaxis protein, with amino-acid sequence MSILRFRSIRSKLLAMGVALVAMPVVALTLIALYLGGGMQGEVAEQMDGMTNSSLGAVLQGVNHMIDAHAATVQHELGSGFAVAKRVLQDGGGAGLAVDQVVEWQAENQFTKQAQAVKLPRLTLGVAPVEPLTDFLKRAPVVDDVRDLIGASCTIFQKMNEQGDLLRVATNVKKADGKRAVGTYIPSTNPDGKPNPVAAAIARGERYEGRAKVVDTWMSTVYEPLKDSAGKTIGALFIGVPIEGNGALRKAIYETVVGKSGYVFVIGGSGDEMGHYVVSKNGERDGENIWDAKDADGKTFIQEMVNEGKTKKPGEFGVIRYAWKNKDETKARMKISAYTYYEPWDWVIGAGAYEDDFHDVNQRLAAGFGRMRNGFIVAGVLTMLLGVVFTLVVGNAIAKPVRVTNTVLKDIAEGEGDLTRRLDVTTADEVGELAQNFNVFAEKLQKSVRSVLENTGALRQTVSKLSTVSSGLASGAEETNTQTNAVAAATEEITANVSHVNDVTQNMTTGVNTIAASSEEVASSVNSVVASIEEMSGSLNEVARNCANASTIAGKAATIARDATDVIQRLAEASKRIDVVVETISDIADQTNLLALNATIEAASAGDAGKGFAVVANEVKELAKQTATATGEIAEQIREMQQRTGKAVESITAVVGVVGEIDEITHTIAATVEEQTAATNEIARAMSSAAGGVAGMSRSVQELRDHIRNDVARGIEDVATTVTSVSRNIQNVHLAAQETARGAAVTNEVSEQMTLLADELGRVVDQFRV